One Actinosynnema pretiosum DNA segment encodes these proteins:
- a CDS encoding pyridoxal phosphate-dependent decarboxylase family protein — MTDPLAELAALRAADLPTHGGRTLAYVYDSALPGLDALAAAAHALAAPANGLDPTAFPSLLRLEREVVATAARLLGGGVGTVTSGGTESCLLAVLAARDSRPDVARPSVVVPETAHAAFHKAGHYFGVRVVAVPVDPVTFRADPAAVAAAVDATTVLVVASAPSYAHGVVDPVAEIAAVAAERGVRCHVDACIGGWVLPHADVAPFDFRVAGVTSVSVDLHKYAYCPKGVSVLLHADAGLRRAQFFASADWPGYTMLNTTMQSTRSGGPVAAAWAVLRRIGDDGYRELAGRALGSARLVREGIGGIAGLRVLGEPEATLLAVAGDGVDVFVVADELKARGWYAQPQFAHGASPANLHLTLTAANAGHEAELLADLRASVAAARELGAPEVPEGVLAAVRGLTPDQVTAEGVAGLLAATGPGGGDGVLPERMAGVNTLLAAAGARVRERLLVEFLGVLHS; from the coding sequence GTGACCGATCCCCTGGCCGAGCTGGCCGCGCTGCGCGCCGCCGACCTGCCGACGCACGGCGGGCGCACCCTGGCCTACGTGTACGACAGCGCGCTGCCGGGGCTGGACGCCCTCGCGGCCGCCGCGCACGCGCTGGCCGCGCCCGCGAACGGGCTGGACCCGACCGCGTTCCCGTCGCTGCTGCGGTTGGAGCGGGAGGTGGTGGCGACGGCGGCGCGGCTGCTGGGCGGCGGGGTCGGGACGGTGACGTCGGGCGGGACCGAGTCGTGCCTGCTGGCGGTGCTGGCGGCGCGCGACTCGCGGCCGGACGTGGCGCGGCCGTCGGTGGTGGTGCCGGAGACGGCGCACGCGGCGTTCCACAAGGCTGGGCACTACTTCGGGGTGCGGGTGGTGGCCGTCCCGGTGGACCCGGTGACGTTCCGGGCCGACCCGGCGGCGGTGGCGGCGGCGGTCGACGCGACGACGGTGCTGGTGGTGGCGAGCGCGCCGTCGTACGCGCACGGGGTGGTGGACCCGGTGGCGGAGATCGCGGCGGTCGCGGCGGAGCGCGGGGTGCGGTGCCACGTGGACGCGTGCATCGGCGGGTGGGTGCTGCCGCACGCGGACGTGGCGCCGTTCGACTTCCGGGTGGCGGGGGTGACGAGCGTGTCGGTGGACCTGCACAAGTACGCGTACTGCCCGAAGGGGGTGTCGGTGCTGCTGCACGCCGACGCCGGGTTGCGGCGGGCGCAGTTCTTCGCGAGCGCGGACTGGCCCGGTTACACGATGCTGAACACGACCATGCAGTCCACACGTTCGGGTGGACCTGTGGCGGCGGCGTGGGCGGTGCTGCGGCGGATCGGTGACGACGGGTACCGGGAGCTGGCGGGGCGGGCGCTGGGGAGCGCCCGGCTGGTGCGGGAGGGGATCGGCGGGATCGCGGGGCTGCGGGTGCTGGGCGAGCCGGAGGCGACGCTGCTGGCGGTGGCCGGGGACGGGGTGGACGTGTTCGTGGTGGCGGACGAGCTGAAGGCGCGCGGGTGGTACGCGCAGCCGCAGTTCGCGCACGGGGCGTCGCCCGCGAACCTGCACCTGACGCTGACGGCGGCGAACGCGGGGCACGAGGCGGAGCTGCTGGCGGACCTGCGCGCGTCGGTGGCGGCGGCTCGGGAGCTGGGGGCGCCGGAGGTGCCGGAGGGTGTGCTGGCGGCCGTGCGCGGGCTGACGCCTGACCAGGTGACGGCGGAGGGGGTCGCCGGGTTGCTGGCGGCGACCGGGCCGGGCGGTGGGGACGGGGTGCTGCCGGAGCGGATGGCGGGGGTGAACACGCTGCTCGCCGCGGCGGGGGCTCGGGTGCGGGAGCGGTTGCTGGTGGAGTTCCTGGGGGTGCTGCACTCGTAG
- a CDS encoding MFS transporter, translating to MSTGRGGLGRLLTSSGVSNLADGMYKTALPLLALQLTRSPVLVAGVAVAVNLPWLVCALPAGVLVDRVDRRRAMLVANAVRAALLVVLGGAALGGFAPIWALYAVALCVGTAEVVHDTSAQSVVPAVVDRAGLDRSGLDRANSALQGLELAANQFVGPALSGLLVAAGAVAAFTAPAALWLVAVVALWGLRGVFRAERAEPTSVRGDLLVGARFLAGNRLMLTMVLSAGAVNLALQAVWGVLPLFAVGERSVLHLTERGYGLLLAGTAVGGLVGAALAPRLVARVGVRVALGAGLLVIPLTLFGALLVDTAFPAVVDGVPVGALALVVLLAAQNASAVVWSVVVVGLRHRAVPDALLGRVTAAHRVVSWGAVPLGAALGGVLGELLGLRPVFVVAGALLVLTAVLVLPRLRDAEQEAPAG from the coding sequence GTGAGCACTGGGAGAGGCGGCCTCGGCAGGCTGCTGACGTCGTCCGGGGTGTCGAACCTGGCGGACGGGATGTACAAGACCGCGTTACCGCTGCTGGCCCTGCAGCTCACCCGGTCGCCCGTGCTGGTCGCGGGGGTCGCGGTGGCGGTGAACCTGCCGTGGCTGGTGTGCGCGCTGCCCGCGGGCGTGCTCGTGGACCGGGTGGACCGCCGCCGCGCCATGCTGGTGGCGAACGCCGTCCGCGCCGCGCTGCTCGTGGTGCTGGGAGGGGCGGCGCTGGGCGGGTTCGCGCCGATCTGGGCGCTGTACGCGGTGGCGCTGTGCGTGGGGACCGCCGAGGTCGTCCACGACACCTCGGCGCAGTCCGTGGTGCCCGCGGTGGTCGACCGCGCGGGCCTGGACCGCTCCGGCCTCGACCGCGCGAACAGCGCGCTGCAGGGGCTGGAGCTGGCGGCCAACCAGTTCGTCGGGCCCGCGCTGAGCGGTCTGCTGGTGGCGGCGGGCGCCGTCGCCGCGTTCACCGCGCCCGCCGCGCTGTGGCTGGTCGCGGTGGTCGCGCTGTGGGGCCTGCGCGGGGTGTTCCGCGCCGAGCGCGCCGAGCCGACGTCGGTACGCGGCGACCTGCTGGTGGGCGCGAGGTTCCTGGCGGGGAACCGGTTGATGCTCACGATGGTGCTGTCGGCGGGCGCGGTGAACCTGGCGCTGCAGGCGGTGTGGGGCGTGCTGCCGCTGTTCGCGGTGGGGGAGCGGTCGGTGCTGCACCTGACCGAGCGCGGGTACGGCCTGCTGCTCGCGGGCACCGCCGTGGGCGGCCTGGTGGGCGCGGCGCTCGCGCCGAGGCTGGTGGCGCGCGTGGGCGTGCGGGTCGCGCTCGGCGCGGGCCTGCTGGTGATCCCGCTGACCCTGTTCGGCGCGCTGCTGGTCGACACGGCGTTCCCGGCGGTGGTCGACGGCGTCCCGGTGGGCGCGCTGGCGCTGGTGGTGCTGCTGGCCGCGCAGAACGCGAGCGCGGTGGTGTGGAGCGTGGTCGTGGTGGGCCTGCGCCACCGCGCCGTCCCGGACGCCCTCCTCGGCCGCGTGACCGCCGCGCACCGCGTGGTGTCCTGGGGCGCGGTCCCGCTGGGCGCGGCGCTGGGCGGGGTGCTCGGCGAACTGCTGGGCCTGCGCCCGGTGTTCGTGGTGGCGGGGGCGCTGCTGGTGCTGACGGCGGTGCTCGTGCTGCCCCGGTTGCGCGACGCGGAGCAGGAGGCGCCCGCGGGGTGA
- a CDS encoding VOC family protein: protein MVSRLSPYISFRTEAREAMEFYQRVFGGTLVVSTFGEFGMPDPEFADKVMHSMLQTDRGFTLMGSDTPPGMDYTGGSRVTVTLSGDVGDHELREYWAALTEGGTTLVPLEKQMWGDEFGTCEDRYGVRWMVNIAARA from the coding sequence GTGGTCTCCCGACTCAGCCCGTACATCAGCTTCCGCACCGAGGCCCGCGAGGCCATGGAGTTCTACCAGCGGGTCTTCGGCGGGACCCTCGTCGTCTCCACGTTCGGCGAGTTCGGGATGCCCGACCCCGAGTTCGCCGACAAGGTCATGCACTCGATGCTCCAGACCGACCGGGGCTTCACCCTGATGGGCTCCGACACCCCGCCCGGCATGGACTACACCGGGGGCAGCCGCGTCACCGTCACCCTCAGCGGCGACGTGGGCGACCACGAACTGCGCGAGTACTGGGCCGCGCTCACCGAGGGCGGCACGACCCTGGTGCCGCTGGAGAAGCAGATGTGGGGCGACGAGTTCGGCACCTGCGAGGACCGCTACGGCGTCCGCTGGATGGTCAACATCGCGGCGCGCGCCTGA
- a CDS encoding DUF6292 family protein, translating into MRELELYARRVTRALGLSGDSSCLQGEQPASVYLALDGALPDFPDRDVALLWDENRGWAAAVEADGQDPVVVARFGAEVRPAPDDVANWVDGLLEDVEVPQSRIA; encoded by the coding sequence GTGCGGGAGCTCGAGCTCTACGCGCGGAGGGTGACCAGGGCGCTGGGTCTGAGCGGCGACAGCTCCTGCCTGCAGGGCGAGCAGCCCGCCTCGGTCTACCTGGCGCTGGACGGCGCGCTGCCCGACTTCCCGGACCGGGACGTCGCACTGCTCTGGGACGAGAACCGGGGCTGGGCCGCCGCCGTCGAGGCCGATGGCCAGGACCCGGTCGTGGTCGCCAGGTTCGGCGCGGAGGTGCGTCCCGCGCCCGACGACGTGGCGAACTGGGTGGACGGTCTGCTGGAGGACGTGGAGGTCCCCCAGTCGCGCATCGCGTGA
- a CDS encoding TetR/AcrR family transcriptional regulator — protein MIDGGARRGRADKRTAILAAAFRVFAGRGYAQACVRDIADEAGVAKPTVYNHLADKESLFRESLLAAADRARDRLDAALDGLRAPALPAADAVGPVLAGAVGELASVLASDEVRSLRLLALGNAALFPELVGEVHRRTSAATAAALADRLARLVLSGALSRCEPDRAAGHLLSLVDGALDTRSAWGSRALPIAEARAAGEDAAEVFLRAHGVRPSG, from the coding sequence GTGATCGACGGGGGAGCGCGTCGCGGGCGCGCGGACAAGCGGACGGCGATCCTGGCCGCCGCCTTCCGGGTGTTCGCCGGGCGCGGCTACGCCCAGGCGTGCGTGCGCGACATCGCCGACGAGGCGGGCGTGGCGAAGCCGACCGTCTACAACCACCTCGCGGACAAGGAGTCGCTGTTCCGCGAGTCCCTGCTCGCCGCGGCCGACCGGGCGCGCGACCGGCTCGACGCCGCGCTCGACGGCCTGCGCGCGCCCGCCCTCCCGGCCGCCGACGCGGTCGGTCCCGTTCTGGCGGGCGCGGTCGGCGAGCTGGCCTCGGTGCTCGCGTCCGACGAGGTGCGGTCGCTGCGGCTGCTCGCGCTCGGCAACGCCGCGCTCTTCCCCGAGCTGGTCGGCGAGGTGCACCGCCGCACGTCCGCCGCGACCGCCGCCGCGCTCGCCGACCGCCTGGCCAGGCTGGTCCTGTCCGGCGCGCTGAGCCGCTGCGAGCCCGACCGCGCCGCCGGGCACCTGCTGTCCCTGGTGGACGGCGCGCTGGACACCCGCTCGGCGTGGGGCAGCCGCGCCCTGCCGATCGCCGAGGCGCGCGCGGCGGGGGAGGACGCGGCCGAGGTGTTCCTGCGCGCGCACGGGGTTCGACCCTCCGGCTGA
- a CDS encoding Dabb family protein, with protein sequence MIVNVLRFAFRQETTERERAEVLAVMRELTALEPVAFSSVGPDIGDDARFTHAYCVALADLDALRRYVHDPAHLAADSVIVPRLARLSATRFADEGSPELAEAVNAVHREKAAAHPEWARLLESVPELDLAAG encoded by the coding sequence GTGATCGTCAACGTGCTGAGGTTCGCGTTCCGGCAGGAGACCACCGAGCGGGAGCGCGCGGAGGTGCTGGCGGTGATGCGGGAACTGACCGCGCTGGAACCGGTGGCGTTCTCCTCGGTCGGCCCGGACATCGGCGACGACGCGCGGTTCACCCACGCCTACTGCGTGGCGCTGGCCGACCTGGACGCGCTGCGCCGGTACGTGCACGACCCCGCGCACCTGGCCGCCGACTCGGTGATCGTGCCCAGGCTGGCCAGGCTCTCGGCGACGCGCTTCGCCGACGAGGGCTCGCCCGAGCTGGCCGAGGCGGTCAACGCGGTGCACCGGGAGAAGGCCGCCGCGCACCCGGAGTGGGCCCGGCTGCTGGAGAGCGTGCCCGAGCTGGACCTCGCCGCCGGGTGA
- a CDS encoding GNAT family N-acetyltransferase yields the protein MSPLDNPSWSALNGAQTRFAEGSGGARRYHRDVAPFHSVPTDPDAADWRDLARLTGPGAQVVLNTNADLPADWELVHHTPAVQLVDDGITPAPDAEAVRLGAPDVPEMLDLVARTQPGPFLPRTVELGNYLGVRRGGALVAMAGERMRPDGHTEISAVCTDPAHRGQGLAARLVLAVAVGIAERGEAAMMHAASANTGAIRVYEKLGFAVRRETKFIAVRAPLG from the coding sequence ATGTCACCGCTGGACAACCCGTCCTGGTCGGCGCTGAACGGCGCGCAGACCCGGTTCGCCGAGGGCTCCGGCGGCGCGCGGCGCTACCACCGGGACGTCGCGCCCTTCCACTCCGTGCCCACCGACCCGGACGCCGCCGACTGGCGCGACCTGGCCCGGTTGACCGGCCCCGGCGCGCAGGTCGTCCTCAACACCAACGCCGACCTCCCGGCCGACTGGGAGCTGGTGCACCACACGCCCGCCGTGCAGCTGGTCGACGACGGCATCACGCCCGCGCCGGACGCCGAGGCGGTGCGGCTCGGCGCGCCCGACGTGCCGGAGATGCTCGACCTGGTCGCCCGCACCCAGCCGGGGCCGTTCCTGCCGCGCACCGTGGAGCTGGGCAACTACCTGGGCGTGCGGCGCGGAGGGGCGCTGGTCGCGATGGCCGGGGAGCGGATGCGCCCGGACGGCCACACCGAGATCAGCGCGGTGTGCACCGATCCCGCCCACCGGGGGCAGGGCCTGGCGGCGCGGCTGGTGCTCGCGGTCGCGGTCGGCATCGCGGAGCGCGGCGAGGCGGCGATGATGCACGCCGCGTCCGCGAACACCGGGGCGATCCGGGTCTACGAGAAGCTCGGGTTCGCGGTGCGCCGGGAGACGAAGTTCATCGCGGTCCGCGCGCCGCTGGGGTGA
- a CDS encoding carbohydrate-binding protein produces the protein MKERFARRLLTGTALAVATLLPAAPGAVAEPADTSPVVEAVALSSAQGVGNNEDGRLEVFARGADGALWHIWQTTPNGAWGNWASLGGWFTGTPAVGSNADGRLEVFVRGGDNALWHTWQTVPNGGWSAWSSLGGYLTSDPVVGSNEDGRLEVFALGGESALWHIWQTAPNSGWGAWSSLGGYLTSPPAVGNNADGRLEVFARGGEGALWHIWQTSPNSTWGAWSSLGGYLTSPPSVGSNEDGRLEVFALGGESALWHIWQTSPNSTWGGWSSLGGYLTSPPSVGSNADGRLEVFALGGESALWHIWQTAPNSTWGAWSSLGGYLTSEPTVAGNADGRLEAFARGGDNALWHIWQTSPNSTWGALSSLGGGLTRAGAAA, from the coding sequence ATGAAAGAGCGATTCGCCAGACGCCTGCTCACCGGAACCGCGCTCGCCGTCGCCACCCTGCTGCCCGCCGCACCGGGCGCGGTGGCCGAGCCCGCCGACACCTCACCGGTCGTGGAAGCCGTCGCCCTGTCGTCCGCGCAGGGCGTGGGCAACAACGAGGACGGGCGGCTCGAGGTGTTCGCCCGAGGCGCGGACGGGGCGCTGTGGCACATCTGGCAGACCACGCCGAACGGCGCGTGGGGGAACTGGGCCAGCCTCGGCGGCTGGTTCACCGGGACGCCCGCCGTGGGCAGCAACGCCGACGGGCGGCTCGAGGTGTTCGTCCGCGGCGGTGACAACGCCCTGTGGCACACCTGGCAGACGGTCCCGAACGGCGGCTGGAGCGCGTGGTCGAGCCTGGGCGGCTACCTGACCTCGGACCCGGTGGTGGGCAGCAACGAGGACGGTCGGCTGGAGGTCTTCGCGCTCGGCGGGGAGAGCGCCCTGTGGCACATCTGGCAGACCGCGCCCAACAGCGGGTGGGGCGCCTGGTCCAGCCTCGGCGGCTACCTGACCTCGCCGCCCGCCGTGGGCAACAACGCCGATGGGCGCTTGGAGGTGTTCGCGCGCGGTGGCGAGGGCGCGCTGTGGCACATCTGGCAGACGTCGCCGAACAGCACCTGGGGTGCTTGGTCGAGCCTGGGTGGTTATCTGACCTCGCCGCCCAGCGTGGGCAGCAACGAGGACGGTCGCCTGGAGGTGTTCGCCCTGGGCGGCGAGAGCGCGTTGTGGCACATCTGGCAGACGTCGCCGAACAGCACGTGGGGCGGCTGGTCGAGCCTGGGTGGTTACCTGACCTCGCCGCCCAGCGTGGGCAGCAACGCCGACGGGCGCTTGGAGGTGTTCGCCCTCGGTGGCGAGAGCGCGCTGTGGCACATCTGGCAGACCGCGCCGAACAGCACGTGGGGCGCCTGGTCGAGCCTCGGCGGCTACCTCACCTCGGAACCGACCGTGGCAGGCAACGCGGACGGCCGCCTGGAGGCGTTCGCGCGCGGCGGCGACAACGCGCTGTGGCACATCTGGCAGACCTCGCCCAACAGCACCTGGGGCGCCTTGTCCAGCCTCGGCGGTGGCCTGACCCGCGCGGGAGCGGCGGCCTGA
- a CDS encoding virginiamycin B lyase family protein, whose product MPELLLRNGINPEDPDSPVLLVIIDPERSPGERAVCLLGNHGYERDNALYLVPTDGWAERALDAGSLVVDLVAYPLVLGGYDLDLGLFTEPAAGDADAVRLLRVTGRVDATELPEATVVVAVSEGTTADDVVEELRSGQLWPVVLAPRARRAGGLMRVTAFPVPGADGPYGVAVGPDGAIWFTEVGAGRLGRMTTDGEHTPVPLKLSPCAPTVLTATDDALWFTDFRHHRLGRTTPAGRTTTVDLPGAGPYGVTGGPDGAVWCTAATTGQIGRIEGGRATWFDLPAGSFPAMITTGPDGALWCTLNQAGAIARLGVDGDLRVHPLPTPGAGPVGITATADALWFTEVLAGRIGRITPDGEVTEFALPDPEARPHAITEGPDGALWFTEWATAAVTRMSVDGELTGTAALPPGSEPHGIALGPDGALWTALESGALARVEP is encoded by the coding sequence GTGCCGGAACTGTTGTTGCGCAACGGGATCAACCCCGAAGACCCGGACTCCCCGGTGCTCCTCGTGATCATCGATCCCGAGCGGTCACCGGGCGAGCGCGCCGTCTGCCTGCTCGGCAACCACGGCTACGAGCGGGACAACGCGCTCTACCTGGTCCCGACCGACGGCTGGGCGGAGCGCGCGCTCGACGCGGGCTCCCTCGTCGTCGACCTGGTCGCCTACCCGCTCGTCCTCGGCGGCTACGACCTGGACCTCGGCCTGTTCACCGAGCCCGCCGCCGGGGACGCCGACGCGGTCCGGCTGCTGCGCGTCACCGGCCGGGTCGACGCGACCGAGCTGCCCGAGGCCACCGTCGTCGTCGCCGTCTCGGAGGGGACCACCGCCGACGACGTCGTCGAGGAGCTGCGCTCGGGCCAGCTGTGGCCGGTGGTCCTCGCCCCCCGCGCCCGCCGCGCGGGAGGGCTGATGCGCGTCACCGCCTTCCCGGTGCCCGGCGCGGACGGCCCCTACGGCGTCGCGGTCGGCCCGGACGGCGCGATCTGGTTCACCGAGGTCGGCGCGGGCAGGCTCGGCCGGATGACCACCGACGGCGAGCACACGCCCGTGCCGCTCAAGCTCTCCCCGTGCGCGCCGACCGTGCTCACCGCCACCGACGACGCCCTCTGGTTCACCGACTTCCGCCACCACCGCCTCGGCCGCACCACCCCCGCCGGGCGCACCACCACCGTCGACCTGCCCGGCGCGGGCCCGTACGGGGTGACCGGCGGCCCGGACGGCGCGGTGTGGTGCACCGCCGCCACCACCGGCCAGATCGGCCGGATCGAGGGTGGCCGCGCCACCTGGTTCGACCTGCCCGCGGGCAGCTTCCCCGCCATGATCACCACCGGCCCGGACGGGGCGCTGTGGTGCACCCTCAACCAGGCGGGCGCGATCGCCAGGCTGGGCGTGGACGGCGACCTGCGCGTCCACCCGCTGCCCACCCCCGGCGCGGGCCCGGTCGGCATCACCGCCACCGCCGACGCGCTGTGGTTCACCGAGGTGCTCGCCGGGCGGATCGGCCGGATCACCCCGGACGGCGAGGTCACCGAGTTCGCGCTGCCCGACCCCGAGGCCCGCCCGCACGCCATCACCGAGGGCCCGGACGGGGCGCTGTGGTTCACCGAGTGGGCCACCGCCGCCGTCACCCGCATGAGCGTGGACGGCGAGCTGACCGGGACCGCCGCCCTGCCGCCCGGCAGCGAGCCGCACGGCATCGCGCTCGGCCCGGACGGCGCGCTGTGGACGGCCCTGGAATCCGGGGCCCTCGCCCGCGTCGAACCCTGA
- a CDS encoding serine/threonine-protein kinase, protein MFTRDEALRLVEGANSSTGLFGDFSPDRAQTAHRLWRDLLVALHPDRTGPDDHRAHAAAAEVTRLHDRWAGSGSASVELRTARRAYRTGALHRVGSVANVHLTDGPEVVKVVRNPALSPLLLAERDALTALARLTDEHRWLAPYFPRLVDASGEVGRGERAFTVLAPLTDGFHTLAEVKRAYPGGLDGRDWAWMHRRLLRAVAGAHLAGLVHGAITADNVLVHPERHGVVLAGWSFAVELGQRPLAKDRTTAYPPEVAAGQALTGATDVWMAHALMLDLLAPGERRQRLFAEGCTQDSPSARPEAADLLDEYDDLLDDLYGPRVFRPFSMTDEGA, encoded by the coding sequence ATGTTCACCAGGGACGAAGCCCTCAGGCTGGTCGAGGGCGCCAACTCTTCGACTGGGCTGTTCGGGGACTTCTCCCCCGATCGAGCGCAGACAGCTCACCGGCTGTGGCGGGACCTGCTGGTCGCGCTGCACCCCGACCGCACCGGCCCGGACGACCACCGGGCGCACGCCGCGGCGGCCGAGGTCACCCGGCTGCACGACCGGTGGGCGGGTTCGGGGTCCGCTTCGGTCGAGCTGCGCACGGCCCGCCGCGCCTACCGCACCGGCGCGCTGCACCGCGTCGGCAGCGTCGCGAACGTGCACCTGACCGACGGCCCCGAGGTGGTCAAGGTCGTGCGCAACCCGGCGCTGAGCCCGCTGCTGCTGGCCGAGCGGGACGCGCTCACCGCGCTGGCCCGCCTCACCGACGAGCACCGCTGGCTCGCCCCGTACTTCCCGAGGCTGGTCGACGCCTCCGGCGAGGTCGGGCGCGGCGAGCGCGCGTTCACCGTGCTGGCCCCGCTCACCGACGGCTTCCACACCCTCGCCGAGGTCAAGAGGGCCTACCCCGGCGGCCTGGACGGGCGCGACTGGGCGTGGATGCACCGCAGGCTGCTGCGGGCGGTCGCGGGCGCCCACCTCGCGGGCCTGGTGCACGGCGCGATCACCGCCGACAACGTGCTGGTCCACCCCGAGCGGCACGGGGTGGTGCTCGCCGGCTGGTCGTTCGCCGTCGAGCTCGGCCAGCGCCCGCTCGCCAAGGACAGGACCACCGCCTACCCGCCGGAGGTCGCGGCGGGCCAGGCGCTCACCGGCGCCACCGACGTGTGGATGGCGCACGCGCTGATGCTCGACCTGCTCGCCCCCGGCGAGCGCCGCCAGCGCCTGTTCGCCGAGGGCTGCACCCAGGACAGCCCCTCGGCCCGGCCCGAGGCGGCCGACCTGCTCGACGAGTACGACGACCTGCTCGACGACCTCTACGGACCACGGGTGTTCCGCCCGTTCTCGATGACCGACGAAGGAGCCTGA
- a CDS encoding adenylosuccinate synthetase, whose product MSASSDPAGGPVPDGPTPAEEHVVVVGLGFGDEGKGAVVDALCRAGETAAVVRFNGGAQAAHNVVDGDRHHTFSQFGSGTLAGVPTWLSPHVLVEPMALAAEARELAAIGVPDPLSLLSVAGGALLTTPFHVLANRAREDARGAGRHGSCGKGVGETVWYSLLSERGARVGDVVEGQEVLGAFGEAPVVADCLRPDVLRRKLDALARFYAPLATSRWSVDELVGMCRDFADAVRITGDDEVARLAGRGRLVFEGAQGVLLDQWRGFHPHTTWSTVTPDNARQLLGGLPARVVGVTRTYQTRHGAGPMPTEDPAVAARFPERHNGTGRYQGAWRAGHLDGVLLRHAVAACGGVDALAVTHLDAAGAGLRVAGAYEVDGRRVARLAEVPGLEGLAGAARPAPDPRVAGLLGRVEPVLEELADPVGWLERELGAPVLVTGGGPDRSHYRVLEPVPR is encoded by the coding sequence ATGTCAGCCTCGTCTGATCCCGCCGGTGGGCCCGTCCCGGACGGGCCCACCCCCGCCGAGGAGCACGTCGTCGTCGTCGGACTGGGCTTCGGCGACGAGGGCAAGGGCGCCGTGGTGGACGCGCTGTGCCGGGCCGGGGAGACCGCGGCGGTGGTGCGGTTCAACGGGGGCGCGCAGGCCGCGCACAACGTGGTCGACGGGGACCGGCACCACACGTTCAGCCAGTTCGGGTCGGGCACGCTCGCGGGCGTGCCGACCTGGCTGTCCCCGCACGTGCTGGTCGAGCCGATGGCGCTGGCCGCCGAGGCCCGCGAGCTGGCCGCGATCGGGGTGCCCGACCCGCTGTCGCTGCTGTCGGTGGCGGGCGGGGCGCTGCTGACCACCCCGTTCCACGTGCTGGCGAACCGGGCGCGGGAGGACGCCAGGGGCGCGGGCAGGCACGGGTCGTGCGGCAAGGGCGTCGGCGAGACGGTCTGGTACTCGCTGCTGTCCGAGCGCGGGGCGCGGGTCGGGGACGTGGTGGAGGGGCAGGAGGTGCTCGGGGCGTTCGGGGAGGCGCCCGTGGTCGCCGACTGCCTGCGGCCGGACGTGCTGCGGCGCAAGCTCGACGCGCTGGCCCGGTTCTACGCGCCGCTCGCCACCTCCCGGTGGTCGGTGGACGAGCTGGTGGGCATGTGCCGGGACTTCGCCGACGCGGTGCGGATCACCGGCGACGACGAGGTGGCGCGGCTGGCCGGGCGGGGGCGGCTGGTGTTCGAGGGGGCGCAGGGGGTGCTGCTGGACCAGTGGCGCGGCTTCCACCCGCACACCACCTGGTCGACGGTCACCCCGGACAACGCGCGGCAGCTGCTCGGGGGGCTCCCGGCGCGGGTGGTCGGGGTGACCCGGACCTACCAGACCCGGCACGGCGCGGGTCCGATGCCGACCGAGGACCCGGCCGTGGCGGCGCGGTTCCCGGAGCGGCACAACGGGACCGGGCGGTACCAGGGGGCGTGGCGGGCCGGGCACCTGGACGGGGTGCTGCTGCGGCACGCGGTGGCGGCGTGCGGCGGGGTCGACGCCCTGGCGGTGACGCACCTGGACGCGGCGGGGGCCGGGCTGCGGGTGGCCGGGGCGTACGAGGTCGACGGGCGGCGGGTGGCCCGGCTGGCCGAGGTCCCTGGGCTGGAGGGGCTGGCCGGGGCCGCGCGCCCGGCGCCCGACCCTCGGGTCGCGGGGCTGCTGGGGCGGGTCGAGCCGGTGCTGGAGGAGCTGGCCGACCCGGTGGGGTGGCTGGAGCGGGAGCTGGGGGCGCCGGTCCTGGTGACCGGCGGCGGGCCGGACCGGTCGCACTACCGGGTGCTGGAGCCCGTGCCGCGCTGA
- a CDS encoding NUDIX hydrolase — translation MLSVEAEPVDARPGHAESGHAESGHPESGHIESSLVSVDVLALRFDAESGEVLLGVSRRGLEPFLGRDALPGVLLGRGERLREAAVRAVAGKLGVPEGAVRATGQLATFDEPSRDPRGPTLSIALWATLDPARSDGPRWAPLSAVPPLAFDHDRIVADCRALLGERLWRDPVFTAGLLGPEFTTAQALDATEALTGDRPYPANLGRLMDRVPGLRRTEQHAAARAKGGRPPLVWRWEG, via the coding sequence ATGCTTTCCGTGGAAGCAGAACCCGTGGACGCCCGGCCGGGGCACGCCGAGTCCGGGCACGCCGAGTCCGGGCACCCCGAGTCGGGGCACATCGAGTCGTCGCTGGTGTCGGTGGACGTGCTGGCGCTGCGGTTCGACGCGGAGTCGGGCGAGGTGCTGCTCGGGGTGTCGCGGCGCGGGCTGGAGCCGTTCCTCGGGCGGGACGCGCTGCCGGGCGTGCTGCTGGGCCGGGGCGAGCGGCTGCGCGAGGCGGCGGTGCGGGCGGTCGCGGGCAAGCTCGGGGTGCCGGAGGGCGCGGTGCGGGCGACCGGGCAGCTGGCCACGTTCGACGAGCCCTCCCGCGACCCGCGCGGGCCGACGCTGTCGATCGCGCTGTGGGCGACCCTCGACCCGGCGCGCTCGGACGGTCCGCGCTGGGCCCCGCTGTCCGCCGTGCCGCCGCTGGCGTTCGACCATGACCGGATCGTCGCCGACTGCCGGGCGCTGCTGGGCGAGCGGCTGTGGCGCGACCCGGTGTTCACCGCCGGGCTGCTCGGGCCGGAGTTCACCACCGCGCAGGCCCTGGACGCGACCGAGGCGCTGACCGGCGACCGCCCGTACCCGGCGAACCTGGGCAGGCTGATGGACCGCGTCCCCGGCCTGCGCCGCACCGAGCAGCACGCGGCGGCCCGCGCGAAGGGCGGACGGCCGCCGCTGGTGTGGCGCTGGGAGGGGTGA